From Deinococcus sp. HSC-46F16, the proteins below share one genomic window:
- a CDS encoding heavy metal translocating P-type ATPase, whose protein sequence is MNTKTLDLDIGGMTCAACVGRVERGLKRVDGVENAVVNLATERATVTFDPARTDAAALVQKVQDVGYEARTAELSFPVEGMTCAACVGRVERALGRAEGVLNASVNLATERATVTYLPAATTPAALRDAVRGAGYDVPDEASQAQSRLDADRKRKAAEIAALRRDVTFAAAFSIPLFLIAMVPMLYDPLHHWLLGAVGERTLNWIMLLLAAPVQFGPGLRFYRTGWAALRHRSPDMNTLVMLGTTAAFAYSVLATVAPGLFPPGSAHVYFEASAVVITLILLGKLFEAIAKGRSSEAMRTLLALQPNTARVQRGGEVLEVAADDVRMGDLVLVRSGERLPVDGEVVEGRSYVDESMLTGEPVPVEKMPGAKVTGGTVNGNGALTFRATGVGADTALSRIIRLVEGAQASRPPIQGLADRVVAIFVPVVLVIAALTFLTWMLIGGEGALANALVHTVAVLIIACPCAMGLATPVSIMVGSGKAAQMGVLFRTGAALEGLGRAGVVALDKTGTVTRGAPEVTEAVSGQRSAIREDELLRLAAAAESSSEHPLARAIERAAKERGLNIPTATDFEAVPGYGLRATVESRRVEVGAARYMARLGLDLGELGAQAQTLAERGRTPVFVAVDGVLAGLIGVADPVREGSAEAIRTMQAQGAEVAMVTGDTRATAEAVAREVGVTRVLAEVLPEGKADAVAELQAEGRTVAFVGDGINDAPALARADVGVAIGTGTDVAVETADVILMSGDLRGVPNAVALSRATLRNIRVNLFWAFAYNVLLIPVAAGVLSRWGITLSPVLAAAAMGLSSVFVLTNALRLRGFRPPLAPPPPQGTPDLQPITA, encoded by the coding sequence ATGAACACCAAGACCCTCGACCTCGACATCGGCGGGATGACCTGCGCCGCCTGCGTGGGACGAGTCGAACGCGGATTGAAAAGGGTGGACGGCGTGGAGAACGCGGTCGTGAACCTTGCCACCGAGCGGGCCACCGTGACCTTCGACCCCGCACGGACGGACGCGGCGGCGCTGGTTCAGAAAGTGCAGGACGTGGGCTACGAGGCCCGCACCGCCGAACTCTCCTTCCCGGTGGAGGGGATGACCTGCGCGGCCTGCGTGGGCCGGGTCGAGCGGGCGCTGGGCAGGGCGGAGGGCGTGCTGAACGCCTCGGTCAACCTCGCCACCGAGCGGGCCACCGTGACCTACCTGCCCGCCGCGACCACGCCCGCCGCCCTGCGGGACGCGGTGCGCGGGGCGGGGTACGACGTGCCCGACGAGGCGAGCCAGGCCCAGTCGCGGCTGGACGCCGACCGCAAGCGCAAGGCCGCCGAGATCGCGGCGCTGCGGCGGGACGTGACCTTCGCGGCAGCCTTCAGCATTCCGCTCTTTCTGATCGCGATGGTGCCCATGCTGTACGACCCGCTGCACCACTGGCTGCTGGGAGCGGTGGGCGAGCGGACGCTGAACTGGATCATGCTGCTGCTCGCCGCCCCCGTGCAGTTCGGCCCCGGCCTGCGCTTCTACCGCACGGGCTGGGCCGCGCTGCGGCACCGCTCGCCCGATATGAACACCCTGGTCATGCTGGGCACGACCGCCGCCTTCGCCTACTCGGTGCTGGCGACCGTCGCCCCCGGCCTCTTCCCGCCCGGCAGCGCCCACGTCTATTTCGAGGCGTCGGCGGTGGTGATCACCCTGATCCTGCTGGGCAAGCTGTTTGAGGCGATCGCCAAGGGCAGAAGCAGCGAGGCGATGCGGACCCTGCTGGCCCTGCAGCCGAACACGGCGCGGGTGCAGCGCGGCGGCGAGGTGCTGGAGGTCGCGGCGGACGACGTGCGGATGGGCGACCTCGTGCTGGTGCGCTCGGGCGAACGGCTGCCGGTGGACGGCGAGGTCGTCGAGGGCCGCTCCTACGTGGACGAGTCCATGCTGACCGGCGAACCCGTACCCGTCGAGAAGATGCCCGGCGCGAAGGTCACGGGCGGCACGGTGAACGGCAACGGGGCCTTGACCTTCCGGGCGACCGGGGTGGGGGCCGACACCGCCCTGTCGCGCATCATCCGGCTGGTGGAGGGGGCGCAGGCGAGCCGCCCGCCCATCCAGGGCCTGGCGGACCGGGTCGTCGCCATCTTCGTCCCAGTCGTGCTGGTGATCGCCGCCCTGACCTTCCTGACCTGGATGCTGATCGGGGGGGAAGGAGCGCTGGCGAACGCGCTGGTGCATACGGTCGCCGTGCTGATCATCGCCTGCCCCTGCGCGATGGGCCTCGCCACCCCGGTGAGCATCATGGTGGGCAGCGGCAAGGCCGCGCAGATGGGCGTGCTGTTCCGCACCGGGGCCGCGCTGGAGGGTCTGGGCCGCGCCGGGGTGGTCGCCCTGGACAAGACGGGAACAGTGACGCGGGGAGCGCCGGAGGTCACGGAAGCGGTCAGCGGTCAGCGGTCCGCGATCCGCGAGGACGAGTTGCTGCGGCTGGCGGCGGCGGCCGAAAGCTCCTCCGAGCATCCGCTGGCGCGGGCGATTGAGCGGGCGGCGAAGGAACGCGGGCTAAACATTCCGACCGCGACGGACTTCGAGGCGGTCCCCGGCTACGGCCTGCGGGCCACGGTGGAGAGCCGCCGGGTGGAGGTCGGCGCGGCGCGGTACATGGCGCGGCTGGGGCTGGATTTGGGCGAGTTGGGAGCGCAGGCGCAAACGCTGGCAGAACGGGGCCGCACCCCCGTCTTCGTGGCAGTGGACGGCGTGCTCGCCGGGCTAATCGGCGTGGCCGACCCGGTGCGCGAGGGCAGCGCCGAGGCCATCCGCACGATGCAGGCGCAGGGAGCCGAGGTCGCCATGGTCACCGGCGACACCCGCGCCACCGCCGAGGCCGTCGCCCGCGAGGTCGGCGTGACCCGCGTGCTGGCCGAGGTGCTGCCCGAGGGCAAGGCGGACGCGGTCGCGGAACTGCAAGCGGAAGGGCGCACCGTCGCCTTCGTCGGGGACGGCATCAACGATGCCCCCGCCCTCGCGCGGGCAGACGTGGGCGTCGCCATCGGCACCGGGACGGACGTGGCCGTGGAGACCGCCGACGTGATCCTGATGTCGGGCGACCTGCGCGGGGTGCCCAACGCGGTCGCACTCTCGCGGGCCACGCTGCGGAATATCCGGGTGAACCTCTTCTGGGCCTTCGCGTACAACGTGCTGTTGATTCCGGTGGCGGCGGGCGTCCTCTCACGCTGGGGCATCACCCTCTCGCCCGTGCTGGCCGCTGCCGCGATGGGCCTGAGCAGCGTCTTCGTCTTGACCAACGCGCTGCGGCTGCGGGGCTTCCGGCCCCCGCTGGCTCCTCCGCCGCCGCAGGGGACGCCGGACCTGCAGCCCATCACGGCCTGA